A portion of the Aythya fuligula isolate bAytFul2 chromosome 10, bAytFul2.pri, whole genome shotgun sequence genome contains these proteins:
- the SNTN gene encoding sentan gives MCGCKASVPSTKHYSVNPASPQKSPPAAAGMPKRMPIAKQLASIKALEKGSDLEKAVATAALVYNNAADPEGKLSKAETKNLLQTQFLSFIQGQENKPKYQEVISSLDEETENKIDFEDFMILLVSLTLMSDLLQEIKNMKTTK, from the exons ATGTGTGGCTGCAAGGCCAGCGTCCCCAGCACAAAGCACTACTCCGTCAATCCTGCCTCCCCCCAGAAGAGCCCTCCAGCCGCGGCAGGGATGCCCAAGCG CATGCCTATAGCCAAGCAGCTGGCATCAATAAAAG CTCTAGAAAAAGGCTCAGACCTTGAAAAAGCTGTTGCTACGGCTGCGCTGGTGTATAACAACGCTGCTGACCCGGAGGGCAAACTCAGCAAAGCTGAAAccaaaaacctgctgcagacCCAGTTTTTGAGTTTCATACAG ggccaagaaaacaaaccaaaataccAGGAAGTAATCTCTTCCCTGGATGAGGAGACAGAGAACAAAATTGACTTTGAAGATTTCATGATCTTGCTGGTCAGTCTCACTCTAATGTCTGACCTGCTGCAGGAGatcaaaaacatgaaaaccaCTAAATGA